GCCTTCCGGTGGACGAGGCCCTGGCCCTCCTGCAGTTCGCACCGCAGGCCGCCAGCGAGACCGTCTACAAGGTCCTCGAGAGCGCAGTGGCGAATGCCGAGACCACCGAGAACCTCGACCGCGCCTCGCTGGTCGTGAGCAAGGCGACCGTCGACGAGGGACCCACCATGAAGCGGTGGCGCCCCCGTGCGCAGGGCCGCGCCTCGCGGATCAACAAGCGCACGAGCCACATCACGCTGGTCGTTCAGCCGGCGGAGGAGAAGGGACGGACCGCCTGATGGGTCAGAAGATCAACCCGAACGGGTTCCGGCTCGGCATCTCGACCGACCACCGCAGCCGGTGGTACGCCGACAAGCTGTACAAGTCCTACGTCGGTGAGGACGTCGCGATCCGCAAGCTGCTCTCCAAGGGCATGGAGCGCGCCGGCATCTCCCGCGTGGAGATCGAGCGCACCCGTGACCGTGTCCGCGTCGACATCCACACCGCGCGCCCCGGCATCGTCATCGGTCGCCGCGGCGCCGAGGCCGACCGCATCCGCGGCGAGCTCGAGAAGCTGACCGGCAAGCAGGTGCAGCTCAACATCCTCGAGGTCAAGAACCCCGAGGTCGACGCGCAGCTGGTCGCTCAGGGAGTGGCCGAGCAGCTCGCGGGCCGCGTGGCGTTCCGCCGCGCGATGCGCAAGGCGATGCAGACCTCCATGCGCTCCGGCGCCAAGGGCGTGCGGATCCAGTGCTCCGGCCGACTCGGCGGCGCCGAGATGTCCCGCTCGGAGTTCTACCGCGAGGGTCGCGTCCCGCTGCACACGCTCCGGGCCGACATCGACTACGGCTTCTACGAGGCCAAGACCACCTTCGGCCGCATCGGCGTGAAGGTCTGGATCTACAAGGGCGAGGTCGCGGGCACCCGCGCCGAGCGTGAGGCGCAGGCCGCCGCACGCGCCGGTGCGCCGAGCCGTGGCCGTGGTGGTGCTGGCCGGACCGGCGAGCGCCCGGGCCGCGGCACCCGCGGCGACCGCCCCACCCGCAACGACCGCTCGCGCGCCGAGGCTCCGGCCGACGCCGCGCCGAGCACTGAGGCTGCTGCCCCCGAGGCCGCAGCGACCGGACAGGAGGGCTGAGTGCCATGTTGATGCCCCGCAGGGTCAAGCACCGCAAGCAGCACCACCCCAGCCGTCGTGGCATGGCCAAGGGTGGCACCCGGCTGGCCTTCGGCGACTTCGGCATCCAGGCTGTCGAGGGTCACTACGTGACCAACCGGCAGATCGAGTCCGCGCGTATCGCCATGACCCGCTACATCAAGCGTGGTGGAAAGGTGTGGATCAACATCTACCCCGACCGCCCGCTGACCAAGAAGCCGGCTGAGACCCGCATGGGTTCCGGCAAGGGCTCGCCCGAGTGGTGGGTCGCCAACGTCAAGCCCGGCCGCGTCATGTTCGAGCTGTCCGGCGTCCCCGAGGACGTCGCCCGTGAGGCGATGCGCCGCGCGATGCACAAGCTCCCCATGAAGTGCCGCTTCGTCACCCGCGAGGCAGGTGAGTTCTGATGAGCACGACAGCACACGAGCTCGACGCGTTGAACGCGTCGGACCTGGAGAGCAAGCTCCGCGAGGCCAAGGAAGAGCTGTTCAACCTGCGCTTCCAGGCCGCCACCGGCCAGCTCGAGAGCAACGGCCGGCTCCGCACGGTCAAGAAGGACATCGCCCGGATCTACACCGTGGTGCGTGAGCGCGAGCTCGGCATCCGGCAGGACCCGGACGCGACCAACGCAGAGACCGACAAGGACGGTGACGCATGAGCGAGCAGGCCACCAGCACCGAGGAGCGCTCGCGCCGCAAGGTGCGTGAGGGACTCGTCGTCAGCGACAAGATGGACAAGACCATCGTGGTCTCCGTCGAGGACCGCGTGAAGCACGCCCTCTACGGCAAGGTCATGCGGCGCACGAGCAAGCTCAAGGCGCACGACGAGACCAACGAGTGCGGCATCGGCGACCGCGTCCTGATCATGGAGACCCGGCCGTTGTCCGCCACCAAGCGGTGGCGGGTCATCGAGGTCCTCGAGAAGGCCAAGTGACCGCCGAACCGTCGAGCGAAGCGCGCTTGGTTCGGCGGAACGTCAATCAGCCCGGCGCAGCCGGTCCAAGCATTTCCGGCCTCTAGGCCGGCGGTGATCCCCCAGGCTTCCGTAGCGGAAGAACCGGGGCGACAAGGAGAAGGAAATGATTCAGCAGGAGTCGCGACTCAAGGTCGCCGACAACACGGGTGCCAAGGAGATCTTGTGCATCCGCGTGCTCGGTGGCTCCGGTCGTCGCTACGCCGGCATCGGAGACGTCATCGTTGCCACGGTGAAGGACGCGATCCCCGGCGGCAACGTCAAGAAGGGCGACGTCGTCAAGGCGGTCGTCGTGCGCACGGCCAAGGAGCGCCGTCGGCCCGACGGGTCCTACATCCGCTTCGACGAGAACGCCGCGGTGATCCTGAAGGCGGACGGCGAGCCGCGTGGGACCCGCATCTTCGGCCCCGTCGGCCGTGAGCTTCGCGAGAAGCGCTTCATGCGGATCGTCTCGCTCGCTCCGGAGGTGCTCTGACATGGCACAGAAGAAGGCGAACAAGCTGAACATCAAGAAGGGCGACACCGTCAAGGTCATCGCCGGCAAGGACAAGGGCGCCGAGGGCAAGGTGATCGCGGTCCTCCCCGAGGAGTCGCGCGTCATCGTCGAGGGCGTCAACCGGATCAAGAAGCACACCAAGGTGGTCAACACCGGCGGTCGCGACGGCAACACCGGCGGCATCGTCACCACCGAGGCCCCGATCCACGTCTCCAACGTGATGCTGAAGGACGGCGACGGGGTCACCCGTGTCGGCTTCAAGCGCACCGAGGTCACCAAGCGTCGGCCGGACGGCTCGACCTACGCCGCTCAGCGCAGCGTCCGGGTCTCGCGCAAGTCCGGTGAGGAGATCTGATGAGCACCACCACCAACGAGATCCCGCGTCTCAAGGCGCGCTACCGCGAGGAGGTCCTCCCCGCGCTGCGCAGCGAGTTCGAGATCGCCAACGTCATGCAGGTGCCCGGCTTGACCAAGATCGTGGTCAACATGGGCGTCGGCGAGGCCGCGCGTGACTCGAAGCTGATCGAGGGCGCGATCCGCGACCTGACCGCGATCACCGGTCAGAAGCCGCAGGTCACCAAGGCCCGCAAGTCGATCGCGCAGTTCAAGCTGCGCGAGGGCATGCCGATCGGTGCGCACGTCACGCTGCGCGGCGACCGCATGTGGGAGTTCCTCGACCGTCTGCTGAGCCTTGCGCTCCCGCGGATCAGGGACTTCCGCGGCCTGTCCGCGAAGCAGTTCGACGGCCGGGGCAACTACACGTTCGGTCTCACCGAGCAGGTCATGTTCCACGAGATCGACCAGGACAAGGTCGACCGCAGCCGGGGCATGGACATCACGGTCGTCACGACGGCCACCAACGACGACCAGGGTCGGGCGCTGCTGAAGCACCTCGGCTTCCCGTTCAAGGAGCAGTGAGTCGATGGCGAAGACATCCCTCAAGGTCAAGGCGGCCCGCAAGCCCAAGTTCGCGGTGCGCGGCTACACCCGGTGCCAGCGGTGCGGACGGCCGAAGTCGG
The nucleotide sequence above comes from Nocardioides massiliensis. Encoded proteins:
- the rpmC gene encoding 50S ribosomal protein L29, which codes for MSTTAHELDALNASDLESKLREAKEELFNLRFQAATGQLESNGRLRTVKKDIARIYTVVRERELGIRQDPDATNAETDKDGDA
- the rpsC gene encoding 30S ribosomal protein S3; this encodes MGQKINPNGFRLGISTDHRSRWYADKLYKSYVGEDVAIRKLLSKGMERAGISRVEIERTRDRVRVDIHTARPGIVIGRRGAEADRIRGELEKLTGKQVQLNILEVKNPEVDAQLVAQGVAEQLAGRVAFRRAMRKAMQTSMRSGAKGVRIQCSGRLGGAEMSRSEFYREGRVPLHTLRADIDYGFYEAKTTFGRIGVKVWIYKGEVAGTRAEREAQAAARAGAPSRGRGGAGRTGERPGRGTRGDRPTRNDRSRAEAPADAAPSTEAAAPEAAATGQEG
- a CDS encoding type Z 30S ribosomal protein S14: MAKTSLKVKAARKPKFAVRGYTRCQRCGRPKSVYRKFGLCRICLREMAHRGELPGVTKSSW
- the rplN gene encoding 50S ribosomal protein L14, translating into MIQQESRLKVADNTGAKEILCIRVLGGSGRRYAGIGDVIVATVKDAIPGGNVKKGDVVKAVVVRTAKERRRPDGSYIRFDENAAVILKADGEPRGTRIFGPVGRELREKRFMRIVSLAPEVL
- the rpsQ gene encoding 30S ribosomal protein S17, with the translated sequence MSEQATSTEERSRRKVREGLVVSDKMDKTIVVSVEDRVKHALYGKVMRRTSKLKAHDETNECGIGDRVLIMETRPLSATKRWRVIEVLEKAK
- the rplE gene encoding 50S ribosomal protein L5: MSTTTNEIPRLKARYREEVLPALRSEFEIANVMQVPGLTKIVVNMGVGEAARDSKLIEGAIRDLTAITGQKPQVTKARKSIAQFKLREGMPIGAHVTLRGDRMWEFLDRLLSLALPRIRDFRGLSAKQFDGRGNYTFGLTEQVMFHEIDQDKVDRSRGMDITVVTTATNDDQGRALLKHLGFPFKEQ
- the rplP gene encoding 50S ribosomal protein L16; this encodes MLMPRRVKHRKQHHPSRRGMAKGGTRLAFGDFGIQAVEGHYVTNRQIESARIAMTRYIKRGGKVWINIYPDRPLTKKPAETRMGSGKGSPEWWVANVKPGRVMFELSGVPEDVAREAMRRAMHKLPMKCRFVTREAGEF
- the rplV gene encoding 50S ribosomal protein L22, whose product is MSVTERRRSSARRESLLGDQPGAFASARFVRITPMKARRVVDMVRGLPVDEALALLQFAPQAASETVYKVLESAVANAETTENLDRASLVVSKATVDEGPTMKRWRPRAQGRASRINKRTSHITLVVQPAEEKGRTA
- the rplX gene encoding 50S ribosomal protein L24, coding for MAQKKANKLNIKKGDTVKVIAGKDKGAEGKVIAVLPEESRVIVEGVNRIKKHTKVVNTGGRDGNTGGIVTTEAPIHVSNVMLKDGDGVTRVGFKRTEVTKRRPDGSTYAAQRSVRVSRKSGEEI